In Amaranthus tricolor cultivar Red isolate AtriRed21 chromosome 3, ASM2621246v1, whole genome shotgun sequence, a single window of DNA contains:
- the LOC130809005 gene encoding phytosulfokines 3-like codes for MAKFFNMTTLLLVMFLLVCTTILTSAARSVPAAYHHEKFEEIKNNVKMDDNIESCEGLTEDECLMRRTLLAHTDYIYTNNHKH; via the exons ATGGCCAAATTCTTCAATATGACCACCCTTCTTTTAGTCATGTTTCTCCTTGTTTGCACTACCATTCTTACTTCAGCAGCTCGCTCTGTCCCTGCAGCTTATCATCATGAG AAGtttgaagaaataaaaaataatgtgaagATGGATGATAATATTGAGAGCTGTGAAGGACTGACTGAAGATGAATGCTTGATGAGGAGGACACTTTTGGCTCATACCGATTATATCTACACTAATAACCACAAACATTGA
- the LOC130809012 gene encoding phytosulfokines-like, producing MEIDMTRYSTTFLIIAILFFSSTFIYAARPLPASHNQKAEIKESMKVDEVESCGEVNEEECLMRRTLVAHTDYIYTNQQNP from the exons atggaaattgaTATGACCAGATATAGCACTACCTTTTTAATTATTGCTATCCTTTTTTTCTCATCCACTTTCATTTATGCTGCTCGTCCCTTGCCAGCTTCTCATAACCAG AAAGCAGAAATAAAGGAAAGTATGAAGGTGGATGAGGTTGAATCCTGTGGAGAAGTTAATGAAGAAGAGTGTCTGATGAGGAGAACACTTGTGGCTCATACTGATTATATTTATACTAACCAACAAAATCCTtga